From Schizosaccharomyces pombe strain 972h- genome assembly, chromosome: II, the proteins below share one genomic window:
- the vps10 gene encoding vacuolar protein sorting receptor vps10, producing the protein MFFLTKILPLRGRIFPMFGCLLLIVSLITGCIASPAAEVAETVFDSKPVDFMTFKDSTNTLFLNAEFGDVYLSQDNGQSWRNGVISGQVCPIKKLIKHSFENSRVFALTECDTVYYSYDNGENWDYFTIDHPISITQLPFHFHAKNPDYVIFNNQYCSSSGTWVGKICKPDLYYTKDGFQSDPEPMPVGSSYCIFADSSEKMVVSSEEQIICISLNPNSAARPPFSHHIVYSDDWFQSIVPVQLHNFLGSDGAYGILSTGSFLVAALIDAATRKLFVYVSQDGYYWEEALKFHKGFEFDAFTILPSTEYSFFIDSLDSHPNNPTGILYSLDSESNTFVIRQMNTNRYVDGYTDFMLIDYLDGLQFVNVVENVDEIEVDPQVDKVLSSRITFDGGKTWSTVASPESSCNSMKQCSLHLFLDPHVSHASIASSKFAPGILLASGSVGDRLLSENQMDLFVSEDGGRNWTLSRDGMHLFAMSGFGSIFFASEYLDVINEVYYSLDHGQSWVTVTLDKTIVPIKLFASEDPYAEIFYLLAMTDDGEQSNYSLFSFNFGKFLPKECQFSNSESNKNDFEKWYTRYANGSPICSEMGKKEFFWRKKATSVCSVPKSITDLHGSFDACECTDEDYECNTQFISNDQGECKLLDFIGSLLCASEDLDTFQKIPYRLVPGNKCTPNKRDSHREPQTFNCDSFNEPGTEITSFLYDFDEKIVDVVYLEGTVPEENTFLIGISVNSHVYFSEDEGKTWDKFSKEEFSSVLPHAYNKNSVYMVTSKNIVYFTTNRGKNFYKFKAPSPPNQNGKSLFSFHPSRPAWLLYAGSENCEKNPFADDCRDVVFVSLDFGDTWSRLPSNLEYCSWAKAEKLVVDDTLIFCIRQNTNDPFKKELISSIDFFEYEQDEILNDVVGFMIEDEYVIVAVQDEEGTSLSLDVSINGLNFASCSFPAYLNVHPKQAYTILDSQTHSLFIHVTTNTHLGSEWGDILKSNSNGTYFMTSLANVNRDSVGYVDFERLEGIQGIALANIVSNTKELTDGGTKKLQTLITFNDGLDWSYLNLVGGEKIVPKCGKNCYLHLHGYTERNQFSDPTSTNAAVGLIIGVGSFSPFLIPYEESQTFISRDAGVTWYRIFDSPHLWAFLDSGSIIIAVESISPTNVIKYSADEGRTWQEYQFSEKSKVVVDVSTKPSGVGHQVLLLTTDDENAPISSVLIDFDALYRRTCVFDEENSEESDFVRWVPTDISGKPLCLRGRISSFYRKSIHKKCRVGSSLLVKEEVLSKCECTRADFECDYNYRRLKDGTCVLVSGLQPPDTREEQCSVDDAFEWRQPTGYKRTPLTECEGGVPLDAGTLHPCPGKEDDYYKAHPKPGGWSIFLTIIFSILLAAVAGCILYYYSRRFLKGAIRLGSDSATENPLESGISYTRGAFSSIPIFFSALYQSVRSLFIRSTPTNGEFENAAFLQNYEIDDDDEESV; encoded by the exons atgttttttttgacaaagATCCTTCCTCTTCGGGGTCGCATTTTTCCAATGTTTGGCTGTTTACTACTAATTGTATCATTAATCACAGGATGCATCGCCTCTCCAGCAGCTGAAGTTGCTGAAACAGTGTTTGACAGCAAACCTGTCGATTTTATGACATTCAAAGATTCAACG AATActctttttctaaatgCTGAATTTGGTGACGTCTATTTGTCCCAAGATAATGGGCAAAGTTGGCGAAATGGAGTAATTTCGGGTCAAGTTTGTCccattaaaaaacttattaaacattcttttgaaaattccAGAGTCTTTGCTTTGACTGAGTGCGATACTGTATATTATTCTTATGACAATGGAGAAAACTGGGATTATTTCACCATTGACCACCCTATCTCAATAACTCAGCTTCCATTTCACTTTCATGCTAAGAATCCAGATTatgttatttttaataatcaaTATTGCTCAAGCTCGGGTACTTGGGTTGGAAAGATATGTAAGCCTGATTTGTATTATACGAAGGACGGATTTCAGTCGGATCCTGAACCAATGCCAGTTGGTTCTTCTTATTGTATATTTGCTGATTCTTCCGAAAAAATGGTTGTCTCTTCTGAAGAACAAATCATATGCATATCTTTGAACCCAAATAGCGCTGCAAGACCTCCATTTAGCCATCATATCGTATATTCAGATGACTGGTTTCAATCCATTGTCCCTGTGCAACTCCATAACTTCCTTGGATCCGATGGTGCCTATGGAATACTATCAACTGGCTCGTTTCTTGTTGCTGCCTTAATCGATGCTGCTACTAGAAAACTATTTGTGTACGTTTCACAGGATGGTTACTACTGGGAGGAGGCATTGAAGTTTCATAAAGGTTTTGAGTTTGATGCATTTACCATTCTACCCTCTACtgaatattcattttttatcgACAGTTTGGATTCACACCCTAATAATCCTACCGGTATCTTATATTCATTGGATTCTGAATCTAATACATTCGTAATCCGTCAAATGAATACAAATAGATATGTTGATGGATACACCGATTTTATGTTGATTGACTACTTAGATGGCCTTCAATTTGTTAATGTTGTTGAAAATGTTGATGAAATAGAAGTTGATCCCCAAGTGGACAAAGTCCTAAGTTCTCGAATTACTTTTGATGGAGGGAAAACCTGGTCTACTGTAGCATCCCCAGAAAGCTCATGTAATTCTATGAAACAATGTTCTCTACATTTGTTCTTGGATCCCCACGTTTCACATGCCTCAATTGCTTCTTCAAAGTTTGCTCCGGGGATATTATTAGCATCCGGTTCAGTGGGGGATAGACTCTTATCTGAGAATCAAATGGATTTGTTTGTTTCAGAAGATGGTGGTAGAAATTGGACTTTATCTCGTGATGGTATGCACCTTTTTGCAATGTCCGGATTTGGCAGTATCTTCTTCGCATCCGAATATTTGGATGTAATAAATGAAGTTTATTATTCCCTTGATCATGGACAAAGCTGGGTAACTGTTACACTGGATAAGACCATCGTGCCTATTAAGCTCTTCGCCTCTGAAGATCCCTATGCcgaaattttttaccttttggCTATGACGGACGATGGCGAGCAATCGAATTAttcacttttttcttttaatttcgGAAAGTTTCTACCGAAAGAATGTCAATTTAGTAACAGtgaatcaaataaaaacgaCTTTGAAAAATGGTATACTCGTTATGCCAACGGAAGCCCTATTTGTTCTGAGAtgggaaaaaaagaatttttttggaggAAAAAGGCCACCTCTGTTTGCTCTGTTCCAAAATCTATTACCGATCTTCATGGCTCTTTTGACGCTTGTGAGTGTACTGACGAAGATTATGAGTGTAATACACAGTTTATTTCAAATGATCAAGGTGAGTGCAAGCTACTCGATTTTATAGGAAGTCTATTGTGTGCAAGTGAAGATCTGGatacatttcaaaaaattccgTACCGTCTTGTTCCTGGTAATAAATGTACTCCAAACAAGAGAGATTCTCATAGAGAGCCTCAAACATTTAACTGTGATTCATTTAATGAACCTGGCACTGAAATAacatcttttctttatgatttcgatgaaaaaattgttgatgTAGTTTATCTCGAAGGTACGGTTCCTGAGGAAAACACATTTCTAATTGGTATATCTGTCAACTCTCATGTCTATTTCAGCGAAGATGAGGGTAAGACTTGGGACAAGTTTTCGAAGGAAGAATTTTCTAGCGTGCTTCCTCATGCTTACAATAAAAACTCGGTCTATATGGTTACGTCCAAAAATATTGTATATTTCACAACCAATCGAggtaaaaacttttataaatttaaagcTCCTTCACCTCCTAATCAAAATGGtaaatcattattttcCTTCCACCCATCACGGCCTGCTTGGTTACTTTATGCTGGATCAGAAAATTGCGAAAAAAATCCCTTTGCTGACGACTGTAGAGACGTCGTATTCGTTTCGTTAGATTTTGGTGATACATGGTCGAGATTGCCATCAAACCTTGAGTACTGTTCTTGGGCCAAGGCAGAGAAATTAGTCGTCGATGAtactttgattttttgcattagACAAAACACAAATGATCCATTTAAAAAGGAGcttatttcttcaattgaCTTTTTTGAGTATGAACAGGACGAAATTCTGAACGATGTCGTTGGATTTATGATTGAAGATGAATACGTGATTGTAGCAGTTCAAGACGAAGAGGGAACTTCTCTTTCACTAGATGTTTCGATCAATGGATTAAATTTTGCTTCCTGTAGTTTCCCTGCTTATTTAAATGTACATCCAAAGCAGGCTTATACTATATTGGATTCGCAAACacattctttatttattcacGTAACAACTAACACGCACTTAGGATCTGAATGGGGCGACATTTTGAAATCAAACTCAAACGGCACTTATTTCATGACCTCATTGGCGAACGTGAATCGGGATTCTGTTGGATATGTTGATTTTGAACGTTTAGAAGGGATACAAGGTATAGCTTTGGCAAACATAGTCAGTAATACCAAAGAATTGACTGATGGCGGAACGAAGAAACTTCAAACATTGATAACTTTCAACGATGGGTTAGATTGGAGTTATTTGAACCTTGTTGGTGGGGAAAAAATTGTTCCTAAATGCGGCAAAAATTGCTATTTACATTTGCATGGCTATACAGAAAGAAACCAGTTCTCTGATCCCACTTCGACCAATGCTGCTGTTGGTTTAATCATTGGCGTCGGAAGCTTTTCTCCATTTCTCATCCCTTATGAAGAATCGCaaacatttatttctaGAGACGCAGGTGTTACCTGGTATCGGATTTTTGACTCACCCCATCTATGGGCCTTTTTAGACAGCGGTTCCATTATTATTGCAGTTGAAAGCATATCCCCAACGAATGTGATTAAATATTCTGCAGATGAGGGGCGTACTTGGCAAGAATATCAATTCTCTGAAAAGAGCAAGGTAGTCGTTGATGTCAGTACGAAGCCCTCTGGTGTCGGACATCAGGTACTGCTACTGACGACTGATGATGAAAATGCACCTATTTCTTCTGTTctaattgattttgatgCTTTATATCGCCGTACCTGTGTTTTCGATGAGGAAAATTCTGAAGAAAGCGATTTTGTTAGATGGGTTCCGACGGATATAAGTGGTAAGCCACTCTGTTTACGCGGACgtatttcatctttttacAGAAAGAGCatacataaaaaatgcagGGTTGGATCTAGTTTATTGGTTAAAGAAGAAGTACTTTCTAAATGTGAGTGTACTCGTGCAGACTTTGAGTGTGATTATAATTATCGACGTCTCAAAGATGGCACTTGCGTACTTGTTAGCGGTTTACAGCCACCCGATACTCGTGAAGAACAATGTTCAGTAGATGATGCTTTTGAATGGAGACAGCCAACTGGTTATAAACGCACTCCTTTAACAGAATGTGAAGGTGGGGTACCTTTGGACGCTGGAACGCTTCATCCATGTCCCGGCAAAGAAGATGATTATTACAAAGCTCATCCAAAACCTGGAGGATGGAGTATCTTTTTGACTATTATATTCTCTATCCTGCTGGCTGCAGTGGCTGGTTGcattctttattattattctCGTCGTTTCCTTAAAGGTGCTATAAGACTTGGTTCTGATTCAGCGACTGAAAATCCTTTGGAATCAGGCATATCGTACACAAGAGGAGctttttcatcaattcCAATATTCTTTTCCGCTCTTTACCAAAGCGTTCGGTCACTGTTTATAAGATCTACACCGACGAATggtgaatttgaaaatgcggcattccttcaaaattatGAGATAGATGATGATGACGAAGAGTCAGTTTGA